GCAATCATTGCCACTATTAAAACTCCTGCCGCAGCAATATCTTTCACTTGACCTATTCGAGTATCCCATTCTGGCGAAACAACATCACAAAGTTTTTCAATAGCCGTATTAAAAGCCTCTGCAGAAAAAACCAATGCTATTTGAATCAATAAAACAGCCCATTCCCACCTCGAAACTTCAAAATAAAATCCTGCTAGAACAACAAGCGTTGCCGCTAAAAAATGAAACTGAAAATTATTCTCGCTACCCAGTAATGCTTTAAAGCCCTTACCAGCATAACTAAAACTTTTGACCATTTTCTTTACATTCATTTCTTTCAGGTTATTTATTCTTTAGAAATATAGAACATTACCTGAGTCCTACAAAAGAAAAAGCCCCTTTGATTTCTCAATAGGGGCTTTAGTGGTCATCTAAAAGGGGTTTCAGAAAATTTGACCACATATCAATCAAAATAATAATCTTCTAAAGCGACTGGTTTAAAACCTAAAGTCAACTTTAAGACGAGAAATATCTTGGTGGTCACAAATAATAATAGGTTTGCTATAAATTCTTTAGTTCCTCTTTTATAAAACGGGTAGCTTTGTAGCAGAAAACCAACAACCGTATGCCAAAACCAAAGAACGTTTCTGAATCATTAGCCATTAACTCTCAAATGATAATGCCAAATGACACCAACACATTAGGGAACCTGATGGGTGGGAATTTGATGAGAATGGTGGACATAGCAGGTGCTATTTCTGCTCAAAGACATTCAAACAGAATTGTGGTAACAGCATCTATTGACAATGTTTCTTTTGAAAACAAAGTACCCTTGGGCGACGTAATTACGCTAGAGGCGAAAGTCACCAGAGCCTTCAATACTTCTATGGAGGTTATGGTTAAGGTATATTCTGAGAATATTCCGGCAGGCACAAGAATTCAAACGAATACTGCTTTTCTGACCTTCGTGGCTGTAGACCAATCTGGAAGACCTATAGAAATAGCGGAAGCAATTCCAGAAACAAAGGAAGAAAAAGAGTTATTTGCGGCTGCATTAAGAAGAAGGCAATTAAGATTAGTTTTAGGTGGGAGAATGAAACCTGAAGAAGCAAATGAATTAAAGGCTATTTTTGGATTGTAAAACATTTAAATTCACAAGAAAATAGAAGTTCATCACCATGCATATCGTTTACGGCACAATGATGAAGGATTAAAATAAAATAATGGCTCCGTAGTTCAATGGATAGAATGAGGGTTTCCGGTACCCTTGATGAGCGTTCGATTCGCTCCGGAGCTACTTTAACAAAGACGCAATTTCCTATATGTAAGACCCTAAACTTACTCTTTGGATAGCGTTATGTGTAGCAAAATTCATATAATAATATCCACTTCCTTTCATAGGAGTACATCCATTCTCCCCATTAGTTTCTAGAATTTCCTAATCCTTTTATTGAAAAAGCTCCATTGCCTTTTGACAGAAAGCATATCATCAAAAGCAGGCCTATTATTCTTACCAGTTTGACATAAACTTCATGTCAAAATACTATTAGCTTCAGTCCTAACAATCTGATATAGAGAGAAGAAAAGGTATTATCACCTTACATGTGCCAATTTATACCGCATTATTGGTAATATCATGACAGTTTTTCTGAATTGGTAATATTTACTTTGGTTAATAATTCAACCTAACCTCATAAAATGCCTCAGAAAACGTTTTTTTCGTGCCTATATGTCCTCTTTTGTCTCTCTTCTCAGGAGGCAAAAGCTCAAGACAGGCCGAACTTCGTCTTTATCCTTACTGATGACCAATCTTATGGCATGATGGGATGTGATGGAAATAGCATAACTCAAACACCAAATATTGACCAGTTAGCTTCAGAAGGCGTTTTCTTTACAAATGCACATATCACTAGCGGAATTTGTACACCGAGCAGGGTCTCTATTTTACTTGGACAATACGAACGAAAACATCAGGTAAATTTCAATTCAGGTACCAGCATATCTCCAGAGGC
This sequence is a window from Arcticibacterium luteifluviistationis. Protein-coding genes within it:
- a CDS encoding acyl-CoA thioesterase, which gives rise to MPKPKNVSESLAINSQMIMPNDTNTLGNLMGGNLMRMVDIAGAISAQRHSNRIVVTASIDNVSFENKVPLGDVITLEAKVTRAFNTSMEVMVKVYSENIPAGTRIQTNTAFLTFVAVDQSGRPIEIAEAIPETKEEKELFAAALRRRQLRLVLGGRMKPEEANELKAIFGL
- a CDS encoding diacylglycerol kinase family protein codes for the protein MNVKKMVKSFSYAGKGFKALLGSENNFQFHFLAATLVVLAGFYFEVSRWEWAVLLIQIALVFSAEAFNTAIEKLCDVVSPEWDTRIGQVKDIAAAGVLIVAMIAVCVAVLIFGEKILALF